From the genome of Toxoplasma gondii ME49 chromosome XII, whole genome shotgun sequence:
gctctctctctgtctctctgcacgAGCACTCAACTTAGGTCCTGAGTATGAGTTCTGTGGAAAGTCAacgcctgcgtctctgttcttcagCTGGCTAAGGACGCGGGTGCGCCGACGGAGAACTCGTTCCTTCTGTTTATTCCGAACGCCTCCTCCGCAGTGGAGGAGGCGCAAGGCGCTTCGCCGCCGAGAGAGGAGCTTGCTTTCGTCGTGCCGCTTCACTCGCAGCGGCGCATTCTCGTGAAGGCGGGAGGCAGCGCGAGGCGGCCTCGGTTGAGTCTCGCTGCTCGCGTCCTCAccaaggaggaagaagaagacagagaggctcGCCGAGCAGCAGCGTGTGGTCGCGAGCCTGGAAAGCGACGCGTTGACGGTGAGGCCCGTGGTTTGCAGTGTCCAGAGAATTCagtgaaaacgaaaaaaaggacAAGTGGGTCGATGTGCAACGGGTTGCACGCGTTTGTCTTGTCAGACCGCGGCAGCGGACAACACACTGAAGGCTTCAACTCGAGAAGGGGGAAATCCGGTGTGAAAGTTCGCTCTTGGGGGGGACTGTCGCTCTCCCAGAGGCGCGTCTTTGTGTTCACTGTGAGGCGATGCGGAGGCTTGTCGGAAAAAAGACGCACATCCCCCAACGCTGTGCAGGGGGAAGAGATGATCCATGAAGGCATGACAAACGACGGAGTCTCTCTTCAAGTACAGGAGATGAACTTCTTTTTTCCACTGGAACATGCGGATAGAGTACAAGTTGTGTAGGGGATATCGAGGCCTGTCGCTGATGAGCTGTCTTGGTCCTTCCTCAAGCAGTCGCTCGACTCACAGACGGCCTAAAGACCGCTGGACGTGAAGTCATGCATAAAGTTTCCTAGCTGACCAAGTGCGGTGTAGCGACACCTGGGGGCTGGCTAACGAAGTCGCTGTCGGTGAAGCCAGTGACATTAGAGAGATTGAGTGAGCTGGCAGCCTGTTCCTCGAAGGCGGAGGATGTGCGGGCTGGTAAAGCAGGCAGAAAATGCCAACCTTTCGATTGAGGCGTAGAACGTctcgcgtcgtcttctgcacGGTCTCACTTTCTTATTTCAacgcttgtcttcttccctgtatCGAGCGCGTatcgtctttgtttttcgtgGCTGGCAAGCGCTTTTTCCTTCCGGGGACGTCGCCTGCAgccggcgtcttctctctcttcacgcAGTGCAACTGCGCCGTCCTGCTTCTCATTCGCTCTCTTGAAGAACAACCGTTTTCCCTCTGTGTGTGCCGTCGGTTTTCCAGAAATGAGTGGAGAGGACGAGGGGTCTGGGTCCGACGCGTCTTTGCGCGATACGAGTGGGGAGGAGGCGAGTGacggaggcggagacagttcggagacagggcggaagcgacggagacagtctcCGGAGGCCGCCGAGCCTGACGGAGAGAGCGGCGGTCAAGACGCGTTGTTTGCGcacgatgaagaagaagagagggaagcgagcacaagttcctcttcttcctccagcgactcgagcagcagcggcagtGAAGACGACGGTGAAGAAGACTCCTCAGAGTCttcaaacgaagaagacgaagaataagcagcgagaaacgaTCCCCctggaagagacgcagagaaaagagaggaagagacaaggagaaacgGGGAGCGAGAtaagggaaagagaagaactgaAGACAGACGGCTTTCAAAGACAGGGTCCGTGTGAATGCAGGTTTTACGACTGATTTTTCTTTCGAGAGTTCCGTTTCTCAATTGGCCTTGTCCGCTGTGTGCGCCTTCCAGTCCACTCGAGGCATCGTCGCCCTCTGCCGTTCCCGAAACGATTCTCCCTcaacttctctcttctctccttttttttcatGTCCACGGgtctgtctgttctctctcgctttttccatcgcgcgtttctcgtgttgcttcttcttcacgtTCGGTGGAAACTTCCCTTCCCTTCactctcctccctccttcctatttctcttttccttctctcttttctcgcttcatTTGCCTTTCTCCGTATCTCCGtatctccgtctcctcttcctttcttgctTGTTCTCGGCTTTCCTGACCTCAGTCCTCTAACTCTACCTCCGTGCTGGGTATGACATCTCACTTGCTTTTCCGGCAAGGTGGCATCGGTCCCTGTTTGTCGCTTTTTCGAAAGGGAAAACTCTTTCTGTTTTGCCTTTGCTGATCTTCAGTTTTCGAGAGTGTTTCTTCCGGTTCCCGGCGATCacgctgagagagagaaaaggcaccCAGTGAGGGGTGTTTGACGTTGGAGGCCCCTTTCTCGAAGTTAATCCTAGAAATCTGTATCTGAATGCTCGTCTCTTGACTTCTGGATCTCCTGTCTTTCCATTCCTTCTCCTGTCGCGCTTCTGCTAGGGGTCGTCACACGTTTTCCTCGTCCACTTCCAGATCTTCTTGTCTcgttcccctctttcttgtcctctgtctgttcgctcttcccctctctgttGTAGGTCGCGAGGTCCTTCTGTCGTCCTCGTTCCTGGCATGTACTGTCTCCTATTATAAGCGGAATCCCCGCAAACCGTTCAAGACACGGAAACCGTTAACAGACGTTCTTCCTGAGGCCTGTTGCCTTTCAAGACACTACTCGGAATAGCTTCTTTGATGGAAAGTCTGGCAGGCCTAAGTAAAGAAATGTAAACCTGAAAATTTTCAAATGGTCTGTTTTCATCCAAGACGATTTATAGTTGCCTGTCTCATTCAGAATTATTTTCTCTGGAATTCGGACTAACGTTGTCGTTCCTTTCGCTGAGGAAGAccttgttttcttcagcCCCGCCAGCAACCCACAGAACGCGTTCTTTCCAGCGAAAGCAACTCCCCTCTTGCTTCACATGCATGTCACAGGTCCTTGGAATGAAGTCACATGCATTGCTGGATTGTTTTGTACGAAGTGCCAACGCTTTCGGAGGACATTTGGGCGCTCGGGGTGCCACCGAAATGGCAGTGCGCCTTTTTTTGAGGTGGTGACAAGCGAACGCGAACTTCGATCAGGCACCACAGTCCCGATCGCAACCAACAGTTCacttcccttttctccttgtcgaatgcatgcgcgctgAGTTGAATCTGTCTCTCAGACGATCCCCTTAACTGCGTTCCACTATTTCTATCTTTGAATCCTTACAAGGTATTCGTTGCCTTAAGCATGGTCGGCAAACGGAAGAGAACTTGGactgaggaaagaagcagaaaaacccGAAAAACGCTTGTCAATAATCCTGTTTCACGAAGGCCGCTTTCCGTACGACGGGTCTATTCACAGCCGCATCTGTTTCCTTCCACCCccgcttctcgcgtctgaAGACATGAAAGCCATTTCTTTTTGGGAAATGCCTGAGGCAAACCAtgaagcagaaaagacgTCTTCTACGAAAGGGGTCACCTCTCTCCAGACCACAACTTCACAAGCAAACACCACCCCACTGGGAGGTCCAGATGACTGGCAAGAAATCACACAAGTCGAGTTGCTaagtcttcttcagctgctcaTACACCGCCGTTCACAACAATCACACTCAAATCGGGACTTGTCGCAACACATAGATTTACTTTTGGCTTGAAAATATGTCCACGTACTtaagatgcatgcaaatattCGGTCTATATCGGTTTTGGAAAATGACAGCGTCACAGCAGTTTTCTATACGGTAACAATATCAGCTTTCCATGTCGAACCCGTTCTCTTGCGGAAATCAGCGTCTTCGGTGAAAGAACTAGTTCCATCAGAAAAAGCTCAGAAAACCGACGAGAGACGGATCGCCCTCTGGCCTCAGCATATACACGGAAGAAATGGAAGTCGTTCTTGTGTGGCAGGCATATCCATTTAGAAAGCTTTTTAACACTGACGTTCGAAGCAGGATACGCATTCATAGCTACACATGCTTAATAtgttatacatatatatatatatgttatataaatacatgcatacgtatATGTGAGTATATATGCCCTCGATTGCAGTGTCTTGAACGGAGAGTTTTCAGGCGATGACTAGCGGTCTTTGCGTCTTTTTCATTTCCTTATGTTTCTCTACAGCTTAAGGAACAGGCCGTTTgccgagaggaagcgagcaaTTCGAGATCGAATTCGTCTCTCCAGAAGTTAGATACTCCAGATATTTCCGTGGTCGAGCTGTTCAGTAAACCGATCCTCTCTTTTTAAGATGGTCCTTTTCAATACTGTTGATTATTCTGTCCTTGAGCTCTTAGACAAAGCTGTCGtgtctccagaaaaaacCTCGAAATAATGCTAATTACCCCAGCCTCCCGCTTCGACAAAACAAAGACTTCGCCGAAAAACCACTGAAATCCTCTTTACATCCCCCGGTTTTCGGCTTCGCAAAAGACTCCGCTGGAGGTACACCGGAGAATCGTACAGGTCGTCGCTGCGCAAGCGCACAACTTTAAAAGGCTGCTGTTCGTGAAAAAAGGGAGTGTGTCTTAGTTTCTGTCTGGAgagtctttttcttctggagTCAGTGAGAGTCTTCGTTTTACCTCGATTGCACCTCGTCCTCGTAAAAAGCCATCAGTCCCGCAGTCGCCGAGAAGTTGACTTTCTCCCGTCCAGAACGCAGAAGATttggaaacgaaaaacacgaacggagaaggcaaggagacaaagaaaaggagacaagactGGAAGACTCAAAAACAGAGCAGTCTTCTGTTCTGGGGGGCGACGACACCGTTTGTCCTCTCGCCGCGCGAGGTCGAGTGTAgtggtgtgtctctctttttctcgaattGCATGCGCTCGACGGCGCTACTTTGTTGCAAAGACCAGAGAAGCCCGAGAGCCACTCTTTCAAACGCCggtttctgccttttcttctctctttccatgGAGAAagtctctcttccgttttctcgcaTTTTCCACGCGCGTTcgtcaggtgtacgtacagctggCGGTGGACTCTAACTCCAGAGGGGAAAGCAGTGGTTTTTCTGCGGCCGGTGTGGCCGGTCTTGGTTTTCCATCGTTTTTTTCGGAGGAACGCTGAAAAGAGTTGCATTTTGTGTGAaacgtttctcttctctcgtgtcttcttGTCCGTCCGGTCGCACCAcagtcgagagaaacgcctcCGTTTGTAGCAACCTCCAGGGTGTTCTTTCCCGATCAtcttctgccctctctcctctccctcgtttctgcTCCTCGAGCGTTCCCCTGCATCGGAGAAAAGACCTTTTTCCTattctgcgtcctcttctctgcacagTGAGTTGCAGAGAcgcctccagagagagacagttaTCTCTTTGTCATCTAAAGGCCGATCTCCAGCGAGAGACCGAGAATGTTCTCGAGAGTGCCGAACcgactttcttcttgttcgctGTGTCATcagtttttcctttctttgcgTCTTCCTTAGCGTTATCTTGCAGTCTGCAGGacatcttctctctggcggcCTCCTCGCGTTGATTCCATTTCTCGCGCATTCATCCAAAAAGTCTCGATTGTTCACATCATCTGACAGTGTGTCCTCTCTGTAAACCTCCCGTGTGCTGTCGCTCTGGCGGCCAAAAAATACAAAGGAAAGACatcgtttctctgcaaaaACATCTGCAGAGCTCTCGAGCGTTGTAGAGCGAGAAGACTCTCGGTTCTTATCTCTTTTTTGAGACCCGCACCggcctctcttttcgtcaTCCCCGCAAAAGCGAGCGTTCACCTCGCTGTGTACACGAGGAAACGTTTTCTGCTCCTACTCTGTGGATAAACCGCCGAGTAGTTCCCAGTGTCGACTGATGTCCTGCGTACTGTGTGCTCTGCTGCGGAGCTGCTAGCCTCGTTCGCTCCCTCAGGGTCGCAactttctttcttgttcgtcATTTTCAGCCGTGCTGTTGCCGGCGTTTTTCACCCCCATGCTGTGTGTCAACTGGCTGCGACGACCTCTCGCTGTTGTGACAGAGCATACATCTCGTTTGTCTGGGAAGGTGTCAAGGTCTCTTCGTTAGTGGCGGTGGCCTGGCTTTTCCTCCAAACGCTTCGCAATGAAGTTCTCTTCCCCAGCTTCGCTGCGGTGGACGcgcagcttctctcgcgctcctcgcgTTTCGACAGCTCGAGGCCTTCCTGggtcgtcgccttctgtcttttcttctcgcggcctcgcctctccggttcgctctcgtcttccgccAGAGCCTCAAGCCTCACTCCCTGCGCGGGCAACGCAGCCGCCAGCTCCCTCGGtcgtctcgcgctctctgagtcgctcgctctctctccagcaccgtcgcgcttctccctcgtcgccgtctccgcgcTCTTCGGCCctcgtctcctgtttcttttcctccgtttcttctgtgcggGTGACCTCTGCGGCTGCGTGTGGCGGCTCCGacgtcgcgtcttcttctccccacgGTTCCTCGGTGACTACGTCGTCTGCGATCGAGCAAGCGCCGCTGCGCGACCCGCTGGTGAATCCGAGTTTTACGGCGCAGAAGATCCCCAAGGACTACGTGAAGAAAACGCTGATTCCTCACCTGGAGAATCAGATCGCGGTCGTCGCGAAGGCGCTGAACGAGCTCGAGCTGGCGAATTTGGCAGCGGCGTACTCCAAGTTGCCGCCGGCGCTGCGCCACCCTGAGTTGTGCCGCGAACTGGCGGAGAAGGTGAAGTTCCGCATGAATGGATTCGGCGCCCAGGAAATCGTATTGGCTCTGCAcccgc
Proteins encoded in this window:
- a CDS encoding hypothetical protein (encoded by transcript TGME49_249685) yields the protein MIGKEHPGGCYKRRRFSRLWCDRTDKKTREKRNVSHKMQLFSAFLRKKRWKTKTGHTGRRKTTAFPSGVRVHRQLYVHLTNARGKCEKTEERLSPWKERRKGRNRRLKEWLSGFSGLCNKVAPSSACNSRKRETHHYTRPRAARGQTVSSPPRTEDCSVFESSSLVSFSLSPCLLRSCFSFPNLLRSGREKVNFSATAGLMAFYEDEVQSSPSSLPFADHA